A section of the Saccharopolyspora gregorii genome encodes:
- a CDS encoding PLP-dependent cysteine synthase family protein yields the protein MTGRAPARCDSALDLIGGTPLLRVAAPIAFPHPGFWAKLESTAPGGMKARAAHAMLTGARARGELRPGGTVVESTSGTLGIGLAYVGTALGHPVVVVADAELDGQTRALLTAHGVRVELVRDPHPVGGWQRARLDRVRELLAELPGAYWPDQYNNPDNVTGYRALGHELLDQLPDAQVVVCSVGTGGHSAGIARALRERAPGVRLVGVDAAGSAVFGDPVAKRLMRGLGSSIHPGNVDYAAFDEVHLVGAAESVAACHRLAAGAFVTGGWSTGAVALVASWCARELGADQVAAVFPDGPHRYWGTIYDPDFLAAQDFPEPAAEPVDADGIPSEVDSRTTWRRSRKVVDPCARRADGPAECPVCEVRP from the coding sequence GTGACGGGTCGCGCGCCCGCCCGCTGCGACTCGGCCCTGGATCTGATCGGAGGCACCCCGCTGCTGCGGGTCGCCGCGCCGATCGCGTTCCCGCACCCGGGTTTCTGGGCGAAGCTGGAGAGCACCGCGCCGGGCGGCATGAAGGCCCGCGCCGCGCACGCCATGCTCACCGGGGCCCGGGCCCGCGGAGAACTGCGCCCCGGCGGGACGGTCGTCGAGTCCACCAGCGGCACCCTGGGCATCGGCTTGGCGTACGTGGGGACCGCGCTGGGCCACCCGGTCGTCGTGGTCGCCGACGCGGAGCTCGACGGGCAGACCCGCGCGCTGCTCACCGCGCACGGGGTGCGGGTGGAGCTGGTGCGCGACCCGCACCCGGTGGGCGGCTGGCAGCGCGCGCGGCTGGACCGGGTGCGGGAGCTGCTGGCCGAGCTGCCCGGGGCGTACTGGCCGGACCAGTACAACAACCCGGACAACGTCACCGGCTACCGCGCGCTCGGCCACGAACTGCTGGACCAGCTGCCGGACGCGCAGGTCGTGGTGTGCAGCGTCGGCACCGGCGGGCACAGCGCCGGCATCGCGCGGGCGCTGCGCGAGCGCGCCCCCGGGGTGCGGCTGGTCGGGGTGGACGCGGCGGGGTCCGCGGTGTTCGGCGACCCGGTGGCGAAGCGCCTGATGCGCGGCCTCGGCAGCAGCATCCACCCCGGCAACGTGGACTACGCGGCGTTCGACGAGGTGCACCTGGTCGGCGCGGCGGAGTCCGTCGCGGCCTGCCACCGGCTCGCCGCCGGCGCGTTCGTCACCGGCGGCTGGAGCACCGGCGCGGTGGCGCTGGTGGCGTCCTGGTGCGCCCGGGAGCTCGGCGCGGACCAGGTGGCCGCGGTGTTCCCGGACGGGCCGCACCGCTACTGGGGGACGATCTACGACCCGGACTTCCTCGCCGCGCAGGACTTCCCGGAACCCGCCGCCGAACCGGTGGACGCGGACGGCATACCGTCCGAAGTGGACAGCAGAACGACGTGGAGGAGGTCGCGCAAGGTGGTCGATCCGTGTGCCCGGCGAGCCGACGGCCCGGCGGAATGCCCGGTCTGCGAGGTGCGGCCGTGA